In a single window of the Rhinolophus ferrumequinum isolate MPI-CBG mRhiFer1 chromosome 21, mRhiFer1_v1.p, whole genome shotgun sequence genome:
- the HIGD1B gene encoding HIG1 domain family member 1B: MSTNKGWWVPPEGEDSVSAKFLRKSRESPLVPIGLGGCLVLAAYRIYRLKARGSTKMSIHLIHTRVAAQACAVGAIMLGAVYTMYRDYIKRTAQDAGEK; this comes from the exons ATGTCTACTAACAAAGGCTGGTGGGTGCCACCTGAAGGTGAGGACAGCGTGTCTGCCAAGTTCCTGAGGAAGAGCAGGGAGTCTCCGCTGGTGCCTATAG GCCTAGGAGGCTGCCTGGTGCTGGCAGCATACAGGATTTACCGGCTGAAGGCTCGTGGTTCCACCAAGATGTCCATACACCTGATTCATACCCGAGTGGCAGCGCAGGCCTGTGCTGTGGGTGCAATCATGCTAG GTGCTGTGTATACAATGTACAGAGACTACATCAAGAGAACGGCACAGGATGCTGGAGAGAAGTAG